The following is a genomic window from Listeria swaminathanii.
GCTTTCGCTGCAAGAGCAAGCATACGTCCAAGTTGTCCACCGCCAATGATACCAATTGTACTATTTGTCAGTAAAAATTTTTTATCCAAGAGAATCACTACTTTCTAGAACAGTTTCTTCTAGTGTAGCACGTCTTTTTTGTAATCTGTTAGTAATTGCATCGTCCGTTATCGATAAAATTTGCGCCGCCAGAAGTCCAGCGTTCACAGCACCACTTTCACCAATAGCTACTGTCGCTACCGGAACCCCACCTGGCATCTGCACAATGGATAATAACGAATCCATTCCGTTCAATGCTTTGGACTTAATAGGCACCCCAATAACCGGCAAGGTCGTCTTTGCTGCAACCATACCTGGCAAATGTGCTGCGCCTCCAGCACCGGCAATAATAATTTTCAAACCACGTTCCCGCGCTTGTTCTGCATATTGAAACATTAAATCTGGCGTACGATGAGCCGAAACTACTTTTTTCTCATAAGCTATTTCTAGTTCATCTAATACATCACATGCTTTTTTCATTGTATCCCAATCTGAGGTACTCCCCATAATGACACCAATTTCCGCAGGCATTACGTGATCAACTCCTTAATAATCTCTTTTCGACTCCTTCATTCTAACAATAGGCACGATAAAAGTCAACTAAAAATCGAACATTTAATTGTTACGTTTTGTTAACGTTCGTGTTTAGGGTCGTTTTGTTGATTTCAATAGCATTATGTACTCCATTTCACTAAATAAATAAAAAAAGAAGCTACCATCATAGGTAAGCTTCTCTCTATTT
Proteins encoded in this region:
- the purE gene encoding 5-(carboxyamino)imidazole ribonucleotide mutase, whose amino-acid sequence is MPAEIGVIMGSTSDWDTMKKACDVLDELEIAYEKKVVSAHRTPDLMFQYAEQARERGLKIIIAGAGGAAHLPGMVAAKTTLPVIGVPIKSKALNGMDSLLSIVQMPGGVPVATVAIGESGAVNAGLLAAQILSITDDAITNRLQKRRATLEETVLESSDSLG